From a single Paraburkholderia sp. FT54 genomic region:
- a CDS encoding superoxide dismutase has product MATRRNFLHNTAAVGAGIMLAQAQTVHAAEDAGYTDKLTDADGKYAAAPLPFAYDALEPVIDARTVELHYNFHHKPAAVGANKAEDGLAKARETNDFALVKYHEKELAFQLSSHILHTIYWTSLSGKGGEPKGDLAKAIERNFGSYAKFKAQLVAATVAVEASGWGIVGYHPATAKLMVLQCESHQKLTAWGIQPILVLDVFEHAYYLKYQNRRGDYVNQLFSLINWDNAAQRMQAALPARRVT; this is encoded by the coding sequence ATGGCAACACGTCGTAACTTCCTGCACAACACGGCCGCTGTTGGTGCGGGAATCATGCTGGCTCAGGCACAGACCGTACATGCCGCAGAGGACGCCGGCTACACCGATAAGCTGACAGACGCGGATGGCAAATACGCCGCGGCGCCATTGCCATTTGCCTACGATGCCCTTGAGCCGGTCATCGACGCGCGCACCGTTGAACTGCACTACAACTTTCACCACAAGCCGGCAGCAGTCGGCGCGAACAAAGCCGAAGATGGATTAGCAAAGGCGCGGGAGACGAATGACTTCGCGTTGGTGAAGTATCACGAGAAAGAACTCGCGTTTCAGTTGTCCAGTCACATCCTGCACACCATTTATTGGACCAGTTTGTCGGGCAAAGGCGGCGAACCGAAGGGAGACCTCGCAAAGGCAATCGAGAGAAATTTCGGCTCGTATGCAAAGTTCAAGGCGCAACTGGTCGCGGCGACCGTTGCCGTGGAAGCGTCTGGCTGGGGCATCGTTGGCTACCATCCAGCGACCGCAAAGCTCATGGTCTTGCAGTGTGAGAGCCATCAGAAGCTCACAGCCTGGGGCATTCAGCCCATCCTCGTGCTAGACGTGTTTGAGCACGCGTACTACCTGAAGTATCAGAACAGGCGCGGCGACTACGTCAATCAGCTGTTTAGCCTCATCAACTGGGATAACGCGGCTCAGAGAATGCAAGCTGCGCTTCCCGCGCGGAGGGTGACATGA
- a CDS encoding chromate resistance protein ChrB domain-containing protein codes for MKWITRERPKIDRIACPWLIRRFIDESPEFLFVPADQVLDVAEREGAIPYDIPGVKLSHVGELCSFDTFLAEYRLTDQALATLAVIVRGADAARLDLAPQAPGLLALSLGLSRIFEDDHEMLLHGMVIYDALYAWCRDCQSETHGWPPAA; via the coding sequence ATGAAATGGATTACGCGCGAGCGCCCGAAAATTGACCGCATTGCCTGCCCGTGGCTTATCCGCAGGTTCATCGATGAGTCGCCGGAATTTCTCTTTGTGCCAGCGGACCAGGTGCTGGACGTCGCAGAGCGCGAAGGTGCGATACCGTACGACATTCCGGGCGTGAAGCTCAGTCACGTTGGCGAACTTTGCAGTTTCGATACGTTCCTGGCGGAATATCGATTGACGGACCAAGCGCTCGCCACGCTTGCGGTCATCGTGCGTGGCGCGGATGCGGCGCGCCTCGACCTGGCTCCGCAAGCACCGGGCCTGCTGGCCTTATCTCTGGGCCTGTCGCGAATCTTTGAGGACGACCATGAGATGCTTTTGCACGGCATGGTGATATACGACGCGCTCTATGCGTGGTGTCGCGATTGCCAGAGCGAAACACACGGCTGGCCGCCGGCCGCGTAG
- a CDS encoding DMT family transporter: MHARHNAAFTAVLAAALFGATTPLAKTLLGSLSPFMVAGLFYLGSGVGLAIGILFQRLRRTADERENESRIQLAEVPWLLGAIAAGGMVGPALLMLGLSSTPAATSSLLLNLESVFTAVIAWVVFRENVDVQIFLGMVAIVLGGVVLSWQPGAAGVSPGALLVVAACVAWAVDNNLTRKVSTNDAMVIACLKGLVAGSVNLCIALLLGAHLPGVGKIAAAMLTGFAGYGVSLVLFIVALRNLGTARTGAYFSVAPIFGVGLSLILWPEVPSVSFWIAAALMGLGIWLHIRERHEHPHTHEVLDRNHRHRHDEHHQHTHDFEWDGEEPHTHPHQHTPITHTHAHFPDIHHRHIH, translated from the coding sequence ATGCACGCACGCCACAACGCCGCTTTCACCGCAGTTCTTGCCGCCGCGCTGTTCGGCGCGACGACGCCTCTCGCCAAGACCTTGCTCGGTTCTCTGTCGCCGTTCATGGTCGCGGGTCTGTTCTATCTTGGTAGCGGCGTCGGTCTTGCCATCGGAATTCTCTTCCAGCGACTGCGCCGCACGGCCGACGAACGAGAAAATGAAAGCCGGATTCAGCTCGCCGAAGTGCCCTGGCTTCTTGGTGCCATCGCAGCGGGCGGGATGGTCGGGCCTGCGCTGCTCATGCTCGGCCTCAGTTCGACTCCTGCCGCAACCAGTTCCCTCCTACTGAATCTCGAGAGCGTTTTCACCGCGGTCATCGCCTGGGTGGTATTCCGCGAGAACGTGGACGTACAGATATTTCTCGGGATGGTGGCAATCGTGTTGGGTGGTGTCGTCCTGTCGTGGCAGCCGGGTGCCGCAGGCGTCTCGCCAGGTGCCCTCCTCGTGGTCGCAGCCTGCGTTGCGTGGGCGGTCGACAATAACCTGACGCGGAAGGTGTCGACGAACGACGCGATGGTCATTGCCTGTCTGAAAGGTCTTGTCGCCGGCTCAGTCAATCTGTGCATCGCGCTGCTTCTCGGCGCGCATCTGCCAGGCGTCGGGAAGATTGCGGCTGCCATGCTCACCGGCTTCGCCGGCTACGGTGTGAGCCTGGTCCTGTTTATCGTCGCCCTGCGAAATCTCGGTACCGCCCGAACCGGCGCGTATTTTTCTGTCGCCCCGATATTCGGCGTCGGGCTATCCCTTATTCTCTGGCCCGAGGTCCCGTCGGTGTCTTTCTGGATTGCGGCTGCGCTCATGGGCTTGGGAATCTGGCTGCATATCCGTGAACGGCATGAACATCCGCACACTCACGAGGTCCTGGACCGCAACCATCGGCACCGGCACGACGAACACCATCAGCACACGCACGACTTTGAGTGGGATGGTGAGGAGCCGCACACGCATCCCCACCAGCACACGCCTATTACCCACACGCACGCGCATTTCCCCGATATTCACCACCGCCATATTCACTGA
- a CDS encoding chromate resistance protein ChrB domain-containing protein yields MNRLNDWLLLVLSLPTDNATARMRFWRALKAKGCAVLRDGVYLLPATDAAEAELLDLGTSIGEAGGAAHVVGTTSRGVDQEAEFQSLFDRTDEYAAFARSLADARKTLSDLSPAEITRLLRRVGKDFEAISSIDFFRNEASTRAEAAWQDFVVVANTVLSPGEPHQAEGAIAVLRREDHQGRTWATRQRLWVDRVASAWLIRRFIDFRARFLWLASPSECPDDALGFDFDGAAFTHIGDRVSFEVLVASFGLEDEPGLLKLGALVHVLDIGGPVVPEAIGFEAVMAGAKARALTDDEMLAEMSNVLDSLLAHFAASEKTDAGKRP; encoded by the coding sequence ATGAATCGACTTAACGACTGGCTCCTGCTCGTGTTGTCGCTGCCGACCGATAACGCAACGGCCCGGATGCGCTTCTGGCGCGCTCTCAAGGCCAAAGGTTGTGCTGTCTTACGGGACGGGGTCTATCTGCTGCCTGCGACCGATGCCGCAGAAGCTGAACTGTTGGATCTTGGAACCAGCATCGGGGAAGCCGGAGGAGCGGCCCACGTCGTCGGCACCACTAGCCGGGGAGTGGACCAGGAGGCCGAATTCCAGTCCCTGTTCGACAGAACCGACGAGTACGCAGCTTTCGCGCGGTCGCTGGCGGACGCAAGAAAAACCCTGTCGGACCTCTCTCCCGCCGAAATCACCCGCTTATTGCGCCGTGTTGGCAAGGACTTCGAGGCCATTTCAAGCATCGACTTTTTTCGGAACGAGGCATCTACGCGGGCCGAGGCCGCCTGGCAGGACTTCGTTGTGGTGGCGAACACCGTCCTGTCGCCGGGGGAACCTCATCAGGCCGAAGGTGCGATTGCGGTACTGCGTCGCGAAGACCATCAGGGCCGGACGTGGGCAACGCGTCAACGCCTGTGGGTCGACCGTGTTGCCAGCGCGTGGCTCATCCGGCGTTTTATTGATTTTCGGGCACGCTTCCTGTGGCTCGCGTCGCCGAGCGAGTGCCCGGACGATGCGCTGGGCTTTGACTTCGACGGCGCTGCGTTCACACACATCGGCGACCGCGTGAGTTTCGAGGTGCTGGTAGCCAGCTTCGGCCTTGAAGACGAACCGGGGCTGCTTAAGCTGGGCGCGCTGGTGCATGTACTCGATATCGGCGGCCCGGTCGTACCAGAAGCGATTGGCTTCGAAGCGGTGATGGCGGGGGCAAAAGCTCGTGCGTTGACCGACGACGAAATGCTCGCCGAGATGAGCAACGTCCTTGATTCGCTGCTCGCCCACTTTGCCGCATCTGAAAAGACTGACGCCGGGAAACGTCCATGA
- a CDS encoding YncE family protein, with protein MVLSGTSSMLRAFAVAALALVTFASVSGVPTTAEEAFKVSSLPLQKVADVPLGGKTTRFDYESFDSSQHLLFIAHLGDSQVVVFNTEMSRVIGRVDDVSSVHGVLAIPELRRVYASATGANEVVVIDMATLSITARIPAGIYPDGMAYAPEAHKLYVSDETGGTVTVIDVTSNRRVATISLGGEAGNTQYDLSSKHIFVNVQTRNQLVEIDTSTDRIVGRIDVSGAQGNHGLLIDADQRLAFIACEGNNRLVVLDMRTMRVASSFEVGKDPDVLAYDPSLHLLYVAGEAGVVSMFRVERSAVSKLGDGHVGPNAHVVAIDLETHRAYFPLKNLEGRTMLRILEPVRQGAG; from the coding sequence ATGGTCCTGTCGGGCACGTCATCGATGCTTCGAGCCTTCGCTGTCGCCGCTCTCGCGCTTGTCACATTTGCTTCTGTTTCAGGTGTTCCGACAACCGCAGAGGAAGCATTCAAAGTTTCCAGTCTACCTCTGCAGAAAGTCGCTGATGTGCCGCTGGGCGGTAAGACAACCCGCTTCGATTACGAAAGCTTCGATTCCAGCCAACATCTGCTATTCATCGCGCACCTGGGGGACAGCCAAGTTGTCGTCTTCAACACTGAAATGTCTCGCGTTATTGGGCGCGTCGACGATGTCAGTTCGGTTCATGGCGTGCTGGCGATTCCTGAGCTGAGGCGCGTATATGCGTCCGCTACCGGGGCAAATGAGGTGGTCGTCATCGACATGGCGACGCTGAGCATAACGGCTCGCATACCTGCAGGCATATATCCGGACGGCATGGCCTACGCACCGGAAGCGCACAAGCTCTATGTATCGGATGAGACCGGCGGGACCGTGACGGTTATTGATGTGACGTCGAACCGGCGAGTCGCGACCATTTCGCTCGGAGGAGAGGCAGGCAACACGCAGTATGACCTGAGCTCGAAGCACATTTTCGTCAACGTCCAGACGCGGAATCAGTTGGTAGAAATCGACACGAGCACGGACCGGATAGTCGGGAGGATTGACGTGTCGGGCGCTCAAGGCAACCACGGGCTGCTGATAGATGCTGACCAGAGGCTGGCCTTCATCGCATGCGAGGGAAACAACCGGCTCGTCGTTCTCGACATGCGCACAATGCGCGTGGCATCTTCATTCGAAGTCGGAAAAGACCCGGATGTCCTCGCCTATGACCCTTCACTTCACCTGTTATACGTCGCCGGTGAGGCAGGTGTCGTCTCGATGTTTCGGGTAGAACGCAGCGCGGTCTCAAAACTGGGCGATGGTCATGTCGGCCCAAACGCGCACGTCGTGGCGATAGACCTCGAGACACACCGCGCCTACTTCCCACTCAAGAACCTGGAGGGCCGGACTATGTTGCGTATTCTGGAGCCCGTGCGCCAGGGGGCCGGCTGA
- the dmeF gene encoding CDF family Co(II)/Ni(II) efflux transporter DmeF codes for MSEFKDAAFGAGHDHIFLGAGHEKNERKTWAVIALCSAMMLIEIVGGSMFGSLALVADGLHMSTHAGAMLIAALAYTYARKHATDSRFVFGTGKLGDLAGFSSAIVLAMIAVLIGYEAVSRFMSPVPIHFGEAIPIAVVGLLVNLVSVWLLSGGDHGHSHGHGHGHSHGHGHGHGHGHDDHAHEDEVQKIFAPSGVFAVSIFEDGVPPVFRITPATEGSRLDASAVSVTTLRPDGTQQVFELADRGTYLESKEDIPEPHAFKAIVRMPDGEHEVEFEEHDHHDDAHEAATRDHNIRSAYIHVMADAAVSVLAIIGLLLARAFGWLWMDPLAGVIGALVIANWSYGLMRDTGAILLDMNPDRRMAENVRNAIEDRGDKVVDLHVWRVGPGHMSAVVSVATSESQRDSRFYHAVLRRFKGLSHVTVEVRPSYAAA; via the coding sequence ATGAGTGAGTTCAAAGACGCCGCATTCGGCGCAGGACATGACCACATCTTTCTGGGTGCCGGTCATGAAAAAAACGAACGCAAGACGTGGGCTGTGATTGCCCTGTGCAGCGCGATGATGCTGATTGAAATCGTCGGCGGCAGTATGTTCGGGTCGCTGGCGCTTGTCGCCGACGGCCTGCACATGTCGACGCACGCTGGGGCCATGCTGATTGCGGCCCTCGCGTACACCTACGCGCGCAAACATGCCACGGACTCCCGCTTCGTGTTCGGTACCGGCAAGCTCGGCGACCTCGCAGGGTTTTCGAGTGCCATCGTGCTTGCAATGATTGCGGTGTTGATTGGCTACGAGGCAGTCTCGCGCTTTATGTCGCCGGTACCGATTCACTTCGGCGAAGCGATTCCTATCGCCGTGGTCGGCCTGCTGGTCAACCTGGTAAGCGTGTGGCTGCTGAGCGGCGGTGACCACGGCCATAGCCATGGTCATGGCCATGGTCATAGCCACGGACACGGGCATGGGCATGGGCATGGTCACGACGACCATGCTCATGAAGACGAGGTGCAGAAGATTTTCGCGCCGTCCGGTGTGTTTGCCGTTTCCATCTTCGAGGATGGGGTTCCCCCCGTTTTCCGGATTACGCCGGCGACTGAGGGTTCGCGACTCGACGCTTCAGCGGTGTCCGTTACGACGCTGCGCCCCGATGGGACACAACAGGTATTCGAGCTGGCTGACCGTGGCACCTATCTGGAATCGAAGGAAGACATTCCTGAGCCGCACGCTTTCAAGGCCATCGTGCGGATGCCGGACGGCGAGCACGAAGTCGAATTCGAAGAACATGACCACCACGACGACGCGCATGAAGCGGCGACCCGGGACCACAATATCCGGTCGGCCTACATCCATGTGATGGCTGATGCGGCTGTCTCCGTGCTGGCTATCATCGGTCTCCTGCTGGCACGTGCATTTGGCTGGCTCTGGATGGACCCGCTCGCAGGGGTCATCGGTGCGCTGGTGATTGCAAACTGGTCGTACGGCTTGATGCGGGACACCGGTGCAATCCTGCTCGATATGAATCCCGACCGGCGCATGGCCGAGAACGTCCGGAACGCTATCGAGGACCGTGGCGACAAGGTTGTCGACCTGCACGTGTGGCGGGTGGGTCCTGGTCATATGAGTGCCGTGGTGTCAGTGGCGACGAGTGAGTCGCAGCGCGACTCCCGCTTCTATCACGCAGTGCTCAGGCGCTTCAAGGGGCTGTCGCATGTCACCGTTGAAGTGCGACCTTCATACGCGGCAGCCTGA
- a CDS encoding DNA-binding domain-containing protein encodes MTTCAPTLLELQCAVRRDVLGLAHGDASGYVVPDGLAPHARLAIYRNTANSTLLTALRLTYPAVQALVGSEFFEGAARLFIERCPPSCALLDSYGESFPEFLARMPEAVSLVYLPDTARLEWAVNEVLHAPDAKPLDLRRFEQFDAVDMHAVRFFPSSAVRVLESSFPVDAIWHAVLSRDDGALANINLAADPVWLYIHRGPSGVEVNRMAEGQYRFTTALLAGRPLHDALVDVTDAETSVWLAHLLASGCFVDICLSNEASSQTIGRQET; translated from the coding sequence ATGACAACCTGTGCACCCACGCTGCTTGAGCTGCAATGCGCGGTCCGTCGGGACGTGCTTGGGCTTGCCCATGGCGACGCATCTGGGTATGTGGTACCCGACGGCCTGGCTCCGCACGCGCGGCTCGCCATCTATCGAAATACGGCGAACAGCACGCTGCTTACAGCATTGCGGCTGACCTATCCAGCCGTGCAGGCTCTGGTCGGGTCCGAATTCTTCGAAGGCGCGGCTCGACTTTTTATTGAGCGATGCCCACCGTCGTGCGCACTGCTAGACAGCTACGGCGAGTCGTTTCCGGAATTTCTGGCGCGGATGCCGGAAGCGGTATCTCTTGTCTATCTGCCAGATACGGCACGGCTTGAATGGGCCGTGAATGAGGTGCTGCACGCGCCAGACGCAAAGCCGCTTGACTTGCGCCGCTTTGAGCAATTCGACGCAGTCGACATGCACGCCGTAAGATTTTTCCCGAGTTCTGCCGTGCGGGTACTTGAGTCGTCCTTTCCCGTCGATGCCATCTGGCACGCCGTCTTGTCCCGGGACGATGGCGCATTGGCAAACATCAATCTGGCCGCTGACCCGGTATGGTTGTACATCCACCGGGGGCCTTCGGGTGTCGAGGTGAACCGGATGGCAGAAGGGCAATACCGGTTCACGACTGCCTTGCTTGCGGGGCGCCCCTTGCATGATGCCCTTGTCGACGTGACGGACGCTGAGACATCGGTCTGGCTCGCGCACCTTCTTGCATCTGGATGTTTTGTCGACATCTGCCTATCAAACGAGGCCTCCAGCCAAACAATTGGGAGGCAAGAAACATGA
- a CDS encoding metal/formaldehyde-sensitive transcriptional repressor, which produces MGHTVQEKQKLLNRVRRIKGQVEAIERALEEEHGCSDVLQRITSCRGAMNGLLAVVLEDHIRNHLVDAESGEEPGDSATEQLIEVVHSYFK; this is translated from the coding sequence ATGGGTCACACGGTTCAGGAAAAACAGAAACTTCTCAACAGGGTTCGCCGTATCAAGGGGCAAGTTGAAGCCATTGAGCGCGCGCTCGAGGAAGAGCACGGCTGCTCAGACGTCCTGCAACGAATCACGAGTTGTCGAGGGGCGATGAACGGTCTGCTCGCCGTCGTGCTGGAGGACCACATCAGAAATCATCTTGTCGATGCGGAGAGCGGCGAGGAACCAGGTGACAGCGCGACCGAACAGCTCATCGAAGTTGTTCACAGCTATTTCAAGTAG
- a CDS encoding DUF692 domain-containing protein — protein MDAASEASQHAHGVIPACAGVGLRFRHHHEVVERHPPAAWFEVHTENYMGGGSAPACLDAIRRNYPISLHGIGLSLGSAEGMDVRHLERVRDVIKRVEPGLVSEHLSWSINGGIYLADLLPLPMTEEALNIVCMHVDQAQAHLQRRISLENPSSYLRFRHSTIPEWEFLAEVSRRTGCGILCDVNNIYVSASNHGWNTLAYLDALPPAAITEVHLGGHSVRQLDQGQIIRIDDHGSRVASPVWDLFEQALKRFGPVPTLIEWDTDVPALEILMEEAAIAEAAIERQRNDNLCTHAA, from the coding sequence ATGGATGCCGCTTCTGAAGCCTCGCAACATGCACATGGTGTGATTCCGGCGTGCGCCGGGGTCGGGCTGCGCTTTCGCCACCATCACGAGGTCGTTGAAAGGCATCCGCCCGCCGCCTGGTTCGAGGTGCATACAGAGAATTACATGGGAGGCGGGAGCGCGCCAGCTTGCCTGGACGCCATCCGCCGGAACTATCCAATCTCGCTTCACGGCATAGGCCTTTCATTGGGCAGCGCCGAAGGGATGGATGTCCGGCATCTGGAGCGTGTGCGTGACGTCATCAAGCGTGTTGAGCCCGGGCTGGTTTCAGAACACCTGTCCTGGAGCATCAACGGCGGCATCTATCTCGCCGACCTCTTGCCGCTCCCCATGACGGAAGAAGCGTTGAACATTGTCTGCATGCACGTCGACCAGGCCCAAGCCCACCTGCAGCGGCGGATTTCGTTAGAGAACCCATCGTCCTACCTGCGTTTCCGCCACTCAACCATCCCGGAATGGGAATTTCTCGCCGAGGTGTCGCGGCGCACGGGGTGCGGCATTCTCTGCGACGTCAACAATATCTATGTCAGTGCCAGCAATCATGGCTGGAATACGCTGGCCTATCTCGATGCTCTGCCACCGGCGGCAATTACCGAGGTTCACCTGGGCGGTCACAGCGTCCGACAGCTTGACCAGGGACAGATAATTCGCATCGACGACCATGGCTCGCGCGTCGCATCTCCGGTGTGGGACCTGTTCGAACAGGCCCTCAAGCGCTTTGGACCCGTTCCCACGCTGATTGAATGGGACACCGATGTCCCGGCGCTTGAGATTCTGATGGAAGAAGCCGCGATTGCAGAGGCCGCTATTGAGAGGCAGCGAAATGACAACCTGTGCACCCACGCTGCTTGA
- a CDS encoding glycine zipper 2TM domain-containing protein produces the protein MNTNVASNMPPRGRIHPLVASAAVAVILASATGIAAMTGMLPTSRAVTAPPTQAAAAVAPLASAPVTSPQQYVEQRATQEAPAQPRVHHHRSAPVEQAPRYANNDTYQSQAQPAPRPVAVDPNAGEVVAVNAVQDPEPTTGLGAVGGAVAGGLLGNQVGGGRGRVLATIAGAVGGGFAGNGIEHAVRKSTTYQVQVRMQDGSYRNFTYTTQPHVQVGERVRVSGDSLTAS, from the coding sequence ATGAACACGAACGTTGCCTCGAACATGCCGCCGCGCGGTCGCATCCATCCCCTGGTCGCGAGTGCGGCCGTGGCCGTTATCCTCGCCAGCGCGACCGGTATCGCGGCGATGACCGGAATGCTGCCCACTTCACGAGCTGTTACGGCGCCTCCGACGCAAGCTGCTGCGGCGGTCGCCCCGCTCGCCAGCGCGCCGGTCACGTCGCCGCAACAGTACGTTGAACAACGTGCGACGCAGGAGGCGCCAGCCCAGCCGCGCGTCCATCATCACCGTAGCGCTCCGGTTGAGCAGGCTCCGAGGTATGCGAACAACGATACCTATCAAAGTCAGGCTCAACCCGCTCCAAGGCCAGTAGCAGTTGACCCGAATGCCGGGGAGGTTGTCGCCGTCAACGCTGTCCAGGACCCCGAGCCGACGACGGGGCTCGGAGCCGTAGGCGGCGCTGTCGCTGGCGGGCTGTTGGGAAATCAGGTCGGTGGAGGACGCGGTCGCGTTCTGGCAACGATTGCTGGCGCGGTCGGTGGCGGGTTTGCGGGCAATGGCATCGAGCATGCGGTGCGCAAGTCTACGACCTACCAGGTGCAGGTCAGAATGCAGGACGGCAGCTACCGGAATTTCACCTACACGACACAGCCTCATGTTCAGGTCGGTGAACGTGTCCGTGTCTCGGGCGACTCCCTGACCGCGTCGTAG
- a CDS encoding DoxX family protein codes for MMPDSQSARRSSRLVDRVRRAVGWLERVPHTVLAVPLRLAVATVFWNSAMTKLADWNAALELFREDYRLPLLPPELAANLAVSIELTTPVLLVLGLATRPVALVLLGMTTVIEVFVYPQAWPTHIQWAAMLLVLLCRGAGKWSLDYLLYRRFSSRPTSNV; via the coding sequence ATGATGCCGGATTCTCAATCCGCTCGTCGCAGTTCGAGACTGGTTGACCGTGTACGACGCGCCGTCGGGTGGCTGGAGCGGGTGCCGCACACGGTTCTCGCGGTTCCACTAAGGCTCGCTGTTGCCACGGTCTTCTGGAACTCGGCGATGACCAAACTGGCCGACTGGAATGCCGCGCTCGAGTTATTCAGGGAGGACTATCGACTGCCGTTGCTTCCTCCCGAGCTTGCAGCTAACCTGGCAGTGTCAATCGAACTGACAACACCTGTTCTACTTGTGCTCGGCCTGGCGACGCGACCCGTCGCGTTGGTCCTGCTCGGCATGACAACGGTCATCGAGGTGTTCGTGTATCCGCAAGCATGGCCTACGCACATTCAGTGGGCCGCGATGCTGCTGGTTCTGCTGTGCCGAGGAGCCGGCAAATGGTCATTGGACTACCTGTTATACAGGCGCTTTAGTAGCCGCCCAACATCAAACGTATAA
- a CDS encoding chromate transporter, translating to MSTVTHAAPTYTLGQLVRYMLRLGTVGFGGPVALAGYMHRDLVERWGWISEADYKEGLTLAQLAPGPMAAQLAIYLGYVHFRVLGATLVGIAFVIPSFLMVVALGWAYAHFGGLSWMQAVFYGVGAAVVGIIAMSAYKLTTKTVGSDKLLWAIFLTLAAVTFITESEIAWLFIAAGVIGWLRRAPPKWLTKGSTHGIAAAYLPTLSGVLSGLDLPLLGQIGLFFAKAGAFVFGSGLAIVPFLYGGVVTEHHWLNDRQFVDAVAVAMITPGPVVITVGFIGFLVAGFSGACVAALGTFLPCYLFTVLPAPYFKKYGKLPAVKAFVDGITAAAVGAITGSVLVIAKRSLIDVPTVALAIATVLLLWRFKKLQEPVIVVAAALFGLAVYPLVHSHGM from the coding sequence ATGAGCACGGTCACGCACGCGGCGCCCACTTATACACTGGGCCAGCTCGTCCGCTACATGCTGCGTCTCGGCACCGTTGGCTTCGGCGGCCCGGTCGCCCTGGCCGGCTATATGCACCGCGACCTCGTGGAGCGATGGGGCTGGATTAGCGAAGCAGACTACAAGGAAGGGCTCACTCTCGCACAACTGGCGCCCGGGCCGATGGCCGCGCAACTGGCCATCTATCTTGGATATGTGCACTTCCGGGTGCTGGGCGCCACCCTCGTCGGAATTGCGTTTGTCATTCCCTCGTTTCTGATGGTGGTGGCGCTCGGCTGGGCGTATGCGCACTTTGGAGGCCTGTCGTGGATGCAGGCGGTGTTCTACGGTGTGGGAGCGGCTGTCGTCGGCATCATCGCGATGAGCGCCTACAAGCTGACGACAAAGACAGTCGGCTCGGACAAGCTCCTGTGGGCGATTTTCCTGACGCTGGCCGCCGTCACGTTCATCACGGAGTCCGAGATTGCGTGGCTCTTCATTGCAGCAGGGGTTATCGGGTGGTTAAGACGTGCTCCACCGAAGTGGCTCACCAAAGGTTCCACGCATGGAATTGCGGCGGCCTATCTGCCGACGCTGAGCGGCGTACTCAGCGGCCTGGACCTGCCGCTGCTCGGCCAGATAGGACTGTTCTTCGCGAAGGCCGGCGCGTTCGTGTTCGGTTCTGGTCTCGCCATCGTGCCGTTCCTGTATGGAGGCGTGGTCACTGAGCACCACTGGCTGAATGACCGTCAGTTTGTCGACGCGGTTGCGGTCGCGATGATTACGCCTGGCCCAGTTGTCATCACAGTCGGCTTCATCGGATTTTTGGTCGCGGGGTTTTCGGGGGCCTGCGTCGCTGCGCTGGGGACCTTCCTCCCCTGCTATCTGTTCACTGTACTGCCAGCGCCGTACTTCAAAAAATACGGAAAGCTGCCGGCCGTCAAGGCATTCGTCGACGGCATCACGGCCGCCGCCGTCGGTGCCATCACGGGTTCCGTACTGGTTATTGCCAAGCGTTCGCTGATTGACGTTCCCACTGTCGCGCTAGCCATTGCGACCGTGCTGCTTCTGTGGCGCTTCAAGAAATTGCAGGAACCGGTCATAGTCGTCGCGGCGGCGCTGTTTGGTCTTGCTGTTTATCCGCTAGTCCATTCTCACGGGATGTAA
- a CDS encoding TMEM165/GDT1 family protein, giving the protein MQSFLVSTSVVGLAEIGDKTQLLSLVLAARYRKPIPIILGVLVATLINHAASGALWPWLASVLSPGILNWAVVASFAVMAVWILIPDKLDDADAVLTKNSMGVFGTTALTFFLAEMGDKTQIVTIALAARFHEFFGVVAGTTLGMMLANVPVIYLRHKFADRLPTRAVHILAAIIFVVLGGLALRTALYPAAHPVF; this is encoded by the coding sequence ATGCAATCCTTCCTTGTTTCAACCAGTGTGGTCGGCCTCGCCGAAATCGGCGACAAAACCCAACTTCTGTCTCTGGTGCTGGCTGCACGATATCGCAAGCCCATTCCCATCATCCTTGGTGTGCTTGTCGCGACACTCATCAACCATGCCGCATCCGGTGCGCTTTGGCCCTGGCTTGCGAGTGTTTTAAGCCCAGGCATCCTGAACTGGGCAGTCGTCGCGTCATTCGCGGTGATGGCAGTGTGGATTCTCATTCCGGACAAGCTGGACGACGCCGATGCGGTATTGACGAAAAACTCGATGGGCGTCTTCGGTACGACGGCGCTCACATTCTTTCTCGCCGAAATGGGTGACAAGACTCAAATCGTCACCATCGCATTGGCCGCGCGCTTTCACGAGTTCTTCGGCGTAGTCGCGGGAACAACGCTGGGCATGATGCTGGCGAACGTACCGGTCATCTACCTTAGGCACAAGTTTGCCGACCGTCTGCCGACAAGAGCTGTTCACATTCTTGCGGCGATTATCTTTGTCGTGCTCGGCGGATTGGCTCTGAGAACGGCGCTTTATCCGGCTGCGCATCCAGTGTTTTAA